The following are from one region of the Deltaproteobacteria bacterium HGW-Deltaproteobacteria-6 genome:
- a CDS encoding acyl-CoA synthetase gives MGEEKNFSRWPVGVHRTLTYPEIPVYGFLDSAAVRFPDRVAMRFSGMEITYGELLVLVHRFANALKARGVRKGNRVAIHLLNCPQFAIAYYAALKLGAIFVPCSPLLTERELQHQLTDSGAETLITLDLFFAGTQKVIAQVPVKNLIVTSLADNFPALSITTKPLRKITIDQGEDFIRLLEEGSPDPVSVPVDPRLDLAHLAYTGGTTGLPKGVMLTHYNVVVNVLQCFHFYTGGKPAMDQGLIAYDLTDIPADADLGMKPGRTTLIVVPWFHAMGTIAYLNLQLYAGHTMILFPRFDPGPFIRAVEKYRAEVIGGAPQLFITMIAHPDFARTDLSSVKTVISGAAPLPAEVMRRLLSAFPGVVTEGYGMTEVTLAATANPSSRPAVKIGSIGMPIIDTEMKVVDLTTGKPVAQGEVGELCIRGPQCMQGYWNQPRETADVLIDGWMHTGDIGCEDADGYFFITDRKKDMIIYKGYNVYPKELEEILFTHPSVLQCAVVGRPDEQGGEIPVAFVQLSPDHQATADEIMNFVNPQVAPYKQIRKVVFVSALPVSMAGKVLKRELRET, from the coding sequence ATGGGCGAAGAAAAGAATTTTTCACGATGGCCGGTTGGAGTTCACCGGACGCTGACCTACCCCGAGATCCCCGTGTACGGTTTTCTGGACTCGGCAGCCGTTCGTTTTCCCGACCGGGTGGCCATGCGTTTTTCCGGTATGGAAATTACTTATGGCGAACTTCTTGTTCTTGTGCACCGGTTTGCCAACGCCCTCAAAGCCCGCGGCGTCCGGAAGGGGAACCGGGTGGCGATCCACCTCCTCAATTGTCCGCAATTTGCAATTGCCTACTACGCGGCGCTCAAGCTCGGCGCTATTTTCGTTCCATGCTCCCCGCTTTTGACGGAGCGCGAACTCCAGCATCAACTCACCGACTCCGGCGCCGAAACCCTGATTACGCTCGACCTGTTTTTTGCAGGGACCCAAAAAGTGATTGCGCAGGTGCCCGTGAAAAATCTGATCGTCACCAGCCTTGCGGACAACTTTCCCGCTCTTTCCATCACGACCAAACCACTGCGCAAGATAACGATCGATCAGGGCGAGGACTTTATCCGTCTTCTTGAAGAGGGAAGCCCCGATCCAGTAAGCGTTCCTGTTGATCCACGGCTTGATCTGGCCCATCTGGCCTATACGGGGGGCACCACGGGCCTGCCGAAGGGCGTGATGCTGACCCATTACAACGTTGTCGTCAATGTTTTGCAGTGCTTCCACTTTTATACCGGCGGCAAGCCGGCGATGGACCAGGGGCTTATCGCCTACGACCTTACGGATATTCCGGCTGACGCGGATCTGGGCATGAAGCCCGGACGGACAACCCTGATCGTCGTGCCCTGGTTTCACGCGATGGGCACCATCGCCTATCTGAACCTCCAGCTCTACGCGGGACACACGATGATCCTGTTTCCCCGGTTTGACCCCGGCCCCTTCATCCGCGCGGTGGAGAAGTACCGTGCGGAAGTCATCGGCGGGGCGCCTCAGCTTTTCATCACCATGATCGCGCATCCCGATTTTGCCCGCACCGATCTATCATCCGTTAAGACCGTCATTTCCGGGGCGGCGCCGCTGCCTGCGGAAGTGATGCGAAGGCTTTTGTCGGCCTTTCCGGGAGTGGTTACGGAAGGCTACGGAATGACCGAAGTGACCCTGGCGGCCACGGCCAATCCCTCCTCACGCCCGGCGGTCAAGATCGGCTCCATTGGCATGCCGATTATCGACACCGAAATGAAAGTCGTCGACCTGACCACGGGAAAGCCCGTGGCACAGGGCGAAGTCGGAGAACTCTGCATCCGGGGGCCTCAATGCATGCAGGGGTATTGGAACCAGCCGCGGGAAACCGCGGATGTCCTCATCGACGGGTGGATGCACACCGGAGATATCGGCTGCGAAGATGCCGACGGGTACTTTTTCATCACCGACCGGAAGAAGGACATGATTATCTATAAAGGGTATAATGTTTACCCGAAAGAACTGGAGGAGATCCTCTTTACGCACCCGTCGGTATTGCAATGCGCCGTCGTGGGCAGGCCCGACGAACAGGGAGGCGAGATCCCCGTGGCGTTTGTCCAGTTATCCCCCGATCATCAAGCGACGGCGGATGAAATCATGAACTTCGTCAACCCCCAGGTTGCCCCGTATAAGCAAATCCGCAAGGTAGTTTTTGTCAGCGCGCTTCCGGTCAGCATGGCGGGGAAAGTGCTGAAACGGGAGCTGCGGGAAACATAG
- the hrpB gene encoding ATP-dependent helicase HrpB, translating to MQKNIKSGQIPASYPIDHILPELQAAIRERHAVVLQAPPGSGKTTRVPLALLDVIGPEKGRILILEPRRIAAVSAARWMAKTLGEEIGQTLGYSIRFDSRVSKDTRIEVMTEGILTRRILANPDLAGVAMVIFDEFHERSLQTDLALALCLDIRRALREDLKLLVMSATLDGAPVAALLDGAAVITSQGQAYPVEERYCGDNPDQSVTKRMTDVVQRALRETSGDILAFLPGAGEIRAVSNALAETVQDKAISGISLHPLYGDLPFAEQERAILPASHRKIVLATNIAETSLTIEGVRVVIDGGLTRRLQYDPGTGMNRLVTVTVSQAQAMQRLGRAGRLGPGVCYRLYSRHTFQSLIPFAPPEIAISDLSSLVLDLAAWGVKNPDGLSWLDPPPNASFRAASELLMELGALDATGSMTPAGVAMARLPLHPRLGRLLLKAAELHCVLLGADLAALLSERDIIRRSGSSFNDPTGGADLSDRIMLLRQWRQKKNLTGEADLLALRAVDKTSQQLRRLMGKTSEAAEEETGSMIPRLLLSAFPDRIAKRREDEGGRYVLRQGRGARLSAKINQRGSTYIVAPVIDRGEKAEGTLHLVEPLTEELIRETLADQIETRRLVVWDKQEGRIVAALEERLGVITLSARQVNPPEEEVVSALCEAIRSRTARITFSREAQTLQARIRLMQQTFPEENWPDFSDETLLAAPREWLLPWLSGVRSAGQLAALNIGAALTEKLTWDQRRLLNDRAPVTINVPSGHNIPIDYVSGEIPVLAVKLQEMFGLADTPAIAGGRIKLLLHLLSPARRPVQITRDLKAFWNTGYPQVKKELKGRYPKHPWPDDPWNALPTRRTKGRT from the coding sequence ATGCAGAAAAATATCAAGAGCGGACAAATTCCCGCGTCCTACCCCATCGATCACATCCTCCCGGAATTGCAGGCAGCCATTCGTGAGCGTCACGCCGTTGTTCTTCAGGCTCCGCCCGGTTCCGGCAAGACGACGCGGGTGCCTCTGGCGCTCCTGGATGTCATCGGGCCTGAAAAGGGACGCATCCTCATACTGGAACCCCGGAGGATTGCCGCCGTCTCCGCCGCCCGGTGGATGGCCAAAACCCTGGGCGAAGAGATTGGCCAGACCCTGGGTTATTCCATCCGTTTTGACAGCCGGGTCTCAAAAGACACCCGCATCGAAGTGATGACGGAGGGGATTCTTACCAGACGCATTCTGGCCAACCCTGATCTGGCGGGCGTTGCCATGGTAATTTTTGACGAATTCCATGAACGGAGCCTTCAGACGGACTTAGCGCTTGCTCTTTGTCTCGATATCCGCCGCGCCCTGCGCGAAGATCTTAAGCTTCTCGTGATGTCCGCCACACTGGACGGCGCGCCGGTTGCAGCCCTCCTGGATGGGGCGGCCGTCATTACCTCGCAGGGTCAAGCCTACCCTGTGGAAGAGCGCTACTGCGGAGATAACCCGGATCAATCCGTGACAAAGCGAATGACCGATGTTGTCCAAAGGGCGCTCCGTGAGACGTCAGGCGATATCCTTGCCTTTCTGCCGGGGGCCGGGGAAATTCGCGCCGTGAGCAATGCCCTCGCTGAAACAGTTCAGGACAAAGCGATAAGCGGTATATCACTCCATCCCCTTTACGGCGATTTGCCCTTTGCTGAGCAGGAACGGGCGATCCTTCCGGCATCTCACCGCAAGATCGTCCTCGCGACAAACATCGCGGAGACCAGCCTGACCATTGAAGGCGTTCGTGTGGTGATTGACGGCGGATTAACCCGAAGACTCCAGTACGATCCGGGAACGGGCATGAACCGTCTGGTTACCGTCACGGTTTCACAGGCGCAAGCAATGCAGCGCCTGGGCCGGGCGGGCCGATTGGGGCCGGGCGTCTGCTATCGACTGTATAGCCGCCATACCTTCCAATCCCTGATTCCTTTTGCCCCGCCGGAAATCGCCATTTCCGATTTATCGTCTCTGGTTCTGGATCTGGCCGCCTGGGGCGTCAAAAACCCAGACGGGCTTTCCTGGCTCGATCCACCTCCGAATGCATCCTTTCGTGCCGCGTCTGAACTGCTTATGGAACTGGGCGCCCTGGATGCAACAGGCTCGATGACACCGGCAGGCGTTGCCATGGCGCGCCTGCCGCTCCATCCGCGCCTCGGCCGCCTGCTTCTGAAAGCGGCGGAACTTCACTGCGTGTTGCTCGGCGCGGATCTGGCCGCCCTCCTGTCCGAGCGGGATATTATCCGTCGTTCCGGGTCTTCTTTCAATGATCCGACCGGCGGCGCAGATCTCAGCGATCGCATCATGCTGCTGCGGCAATGGCGACAGAAAAAGAACCTGACCGGGGAGGCCGATCTTTTGGCACTGCGCGCCGTAGATAAAACATCTCAGCAACTCCGGCGCCTGATGGGGAAAACCAGCGAAGCCGCAGAAGAAGAAACCGGCAGCATGATCCCCCGTCTGCTTCTTTCCGCCTTTCCCGACCGCATCGCCAAGCGGCGCGAAGATGAAGGCGGCCGCTATGTTTTGCGTCAGGGAAGAGGGGCGAGGCTGTCCGCGAAGATTAACCAACGCGGAAGCACCTATATCGTTGCTCCCGTGATCGACCGTGGCGAAAAGGCGGAAGGCACTCTGCATTTGGTCGAACCGCTGACGGAGGAACTCATTCGCGAGACATTGGCCGATCAGATTGAAACCCGGCGGCTTGTCGTTTGGGACAAGCAGGAAGGCCGGATTGTCGCTGCCCTTGAAGAACGTTTGGGGGTGATCACGCTTTCGGCCAGGCAGGTGAATCCGCCGGAGGAGGAAGTCGTATCGGCCCTTTGTGAAGCCATCCGGTCCAGGACAGCCAGGATCACCTTCAGCCGGGAGGCCCAAACCTTGCAGGCCCGGATACGCCTGATGCAACAAACCTTTCCCGAAGAAAACTGGCCGGACTTCTCTGATGAAACACTTCTTGCAGCGCCCCGGGAGTGGCTTTTACCCTGGCTTTCCGGGGTCCGCAGCGCGGGGCAGCTTGCCGCCCTGAACATCGGGGCTGCGCTGACAGAGAAGCTCACATGGGACCAGCGGCGTCTTCTTAATGATCGCGCTCCTGTAACCATCAATGTCCCCAGCGGCCATAATATCCCGATTGATTATGTTTCAGGCGAAATTCCGGTCCTGGCCGTCAAGCTCCAGGAGATGTTCGGGCTTGCCGACACACCGGCCATAGCAGGCGGAAGGATTAAATTGCTGCTCCATCTTCTCTCGCCCGCCCGCAGGCCCGTTCAGATCACCCGGGATCTGAAAGCATTCTGGAACACCGGCTATCCGCAGGTGAAAAAAGAGTTGAAGGGCCGCTACCCGAAACATCCCTGGCCCGACGACCCCTGGAATGCTCTTCCGACAAGAAGGACAAAAGGGCGGACCTGA
- a CDS encoding arsenite S-adenosylmethyltransferase, whose protein sequence is MKQEEIKKAVREGYGKIAQKGGSCCRPSTSGSGPDINVVQISQNVGYRSEDLQSVPEGANLGLGCGNPVALASLKAGETVVDLGSGAGFDCFLAANAVGKKGRVIGVDMTPEMLDKARENARRGGYSQVEFRLGEIENLPVADNTADIIISNCVINLAPDKERVFAEAFRILKPGGRLMVSDLVLLSELPASLKESISAYIGCVGGAIGKDLYLGAIKKTGFQDVKVIDETTYPIEDLISHPAAKDTGVDSATLGKTLSKLSAAVASIKVYAVKPEMH, encoded by the coding sequence ATGAAACAGGAAGAAATCAAAAAAGCAGTCAGGGAAGGTTATGGAAAGATCGCTCAAAAGGGTGGTTCGTGCTGCCGTCCTTCAACTTCAGGCAGCGGCCCTGATATTAACGTAGTTCAAATCAGTCAGAACGTCGGTTACCGTTCAGAGGATCTACAGTCCGTCCCCGAAGGAGCCAACCTTGGCCTGGGATGCGGAAATCCTGTTGCGCTGGCCTCCCTGAAAGCGGGAGAGACGGTCGTTGACCTGGGTTCGGGAGCGGGCTTTGACTGCTTTCTTGCCGCAAATGCCGTCGGAAAAAAGGGCCGCGTCATCGGAGTGGATATGACGCCGGAAATGCTCGATAAAGCGCGGGAGAACGCCCGCAGGGGAGGCTACAGCCAGGTTGAATTTCGCCTGGGTGAGATTGAGAATCTGCCTGTTGCGGACAATACCGCGGACATTATCATCTCCAACTGTGTCATCAACCTGGCCCCCGACAAAGAAAGAGTATTTGCCGAAGCTTTCCGCATCCTCAAACCCGGTGGCCGTCTCATGGTCTCCGATCTCGTTCTTTTGTCGGAATTACCCGCATCGCTCAAAGAATCAATCTCCGCCTATATCGGGTGTGTCGGCGGTGCGATTGGAAAAGACCTTTATCTCGGCGCCATAAAAAAAACCGGATTTCAGGACGTGAAAGTGATAGATGAAACAACCTACCCGATAGAGGATCTGATCAGCCATCCGGCGGCAAAGGATACGGGTGTTGATTCGGCTACTCTGGGTAAAACGTTGTCCAAACTATCGGCAGCCGTTGCCAGCATCAAGGTATATGCCGTCAAACCGGAGATGCATTAA
- a CDS encoding RNA polymerase subunit sigma-24, which translates to MAKQEPDFKKIHDTYAPRIRHYLEKLAGVDEADDLTQETFAKVSRSLKNFRGQSSLWTWLYKIATNTAIDRIRKNKLAGHDLGLDVAEEMADQNVWTGEILALENHVIRREMNSCIRDVVSRLPEACRTVIVLSEFEGLKNEDIAVILGLKLETVKIRLHRARLKLKEALSKQCILYRDERNEFACEQKHDSFIGKDRILSLIKK; encoded by the coding sequence ATGGCCAAACAGGAACCGGACTTTAAAAAAATTCACGACACTTATGCGCCGCGAATCAGGCATTACCTGGAAAAACTTGCCGGAGTTGACGAAGCGGATGATCTGACGCAGGAAACATTCGCCAAAGTCAGCCGGTCGCTGAAAAATTTCCGGGGGCAATCCAGCCTCTGGACGTGGCTCTATAAAATTGCCACAAACACCGCCATTGATAGAATCAGAAAAAATAAACTTGCCGGGCATGATCTCGGGCTCGATGTTGCGGAAGAAATGGCGGACCAGAATGTCTGGACGGGAGAAATCCTCGCGTTGGAGAATCATGTCATTCGCAGGGAAATGAACAGTTGTATTCGCGATGTGGTTTCCAGGCTTCCCGAAGCATGCCGGACGGTCATCGTGCTGAGCGAATTTGAAGGCCTGAAAAATGAAGACATCGCCGTCATACTGGGGCTCAAGCTGGAAACAGTCAAGATAAGACTGCACAGGGCCCGACTCAAATTGAAAGAAGCGCTCTCCAAACAATGCATCCTGTATCGGGACGAACGCAATGAGTTTGCCTGTGAGCAGAAGCATGATTCATTCATCGGAAAAGACCGGATACTTTCTTTGATAAAAAAATAA
- a CDS encoding DUF2784 domain-containing protein, protein MYLLLADAVIVFHFLFIVFVVAGGLLVLRRPRLAFLHLPAAFWGAFIEFSGGICPLTPLENHLRLLGGGSRYSGDFIVQYLIPVIYPANLTVSIQYVLGGVVIAANLMVYLFIIRKKSFFSRVKDKIRGKS, encoded by the coding sequence ATGTATTTACTACTTGCCGATGCGGTGATTGTTTTTCATTTTCTGTTTATTGTGTTTGTCGTTGCGGGCGGTCTGCTGGTTTTGCGCAGGCCCCGGCTGGCCTTTCTGCATCTGCCGGCAGCCTTCTGGGGCGCCTTTATAGAATTCAGCGGCGGGATCTGTCCGCTGACGCCGCTTGAAAATCATCTGCGGCTTCTTGGCGGCGGCAGCCGCTACAGCGGTGACTTTATCGTACAATATCTTATTCCGGTAATTTATCCGGCAAATCTCACCGTTTCTATCCAATATGTCTTAGGAGGCGTGGTTATTGCGGCAAACCTGATGGTCTATCTGTTTATCATTCGAAAAAAATCATTCTTCAGCCGGGTAAAGGATAAAATCAGGGGCAAAAGTTGA
- a CDS encoding 4-hydroxybutyrate CoA-transferase: MKWQDVYQQKLTTAAEAVAHIQSGNRVVVGHACGSPETLLAAMVANKEAYREVEIVHMVAMGPSEYCLPENSRHFIHNSFFAGQTTRKAINEGRAVFTPSHFSLIPKLFTEKILPVDVVLCMLSTPDEHGYCSFGISVDYTRPAAYSSRLVIAEVTPHMPRTLGQSFIHVSQIDYLVECDARPITMPPPQITAADETIGHYCAGLIQDGDCLQLGIGAVPDAILGFLKKKRHLGVHTEMFSDGVVDLVNESVIDCSKKNFHPGKMIATFFMGTEKLYSFVHNNPMVEMHSVDYTNNPANIAQNDNVVAINSALEVDLTGQIAADTIGYKQYSGTGGQADFVRGAAWSRGGRSIIALYSTAAEGKISRICSHITEGAAVVTNRADVHYVVTEYGVADLRGKSVTDRAKALIAIAHPDFRNTLKEDFRVNRGK, from the coding sequence ATGAAATGGCAGGATGTGTATCAGCAGAAACTTACAACCGCTGCCGAAGCCGTGGCGCACATTCAATCGGGAAACAGGGTGGTAGTCGGACATGCCTGCGGATCGCCGGAAACCCTTTTGGCGGCGATGGTCGCCAATAAGGAAGCGTATCGGGAGGTGGAAATCGTTCACATGGTTGCGATGGGCCCCTCCGAATATTGCCTTCCGGAAAACAGCCGGCACTTTATCCACAACTCTTTCTTTGCGGGGCAAACCACCAGAAAGGCCATCAATGAAGGGCGGGCCGTTTTTACGCCCAGCCATTTCAGCCTGATCCCCAAGCTGTTTACGGAAAAAATTCTGCCGGTGGATGTCGTGCTCTGCATGCTTTCCACACCCGATGAACACGGTTACTGCTCTTTCGGCATTTCCGTGGATTATACAAGGCCCGCGGCATACAGTTCCCGATTGGTTATCGCCGAGGTAACGCCGCATATGCCCAGGACGCTCGGCCAGTCGTTCATCCATGTGTCCCAGATTGACTACCTGGTGGAGTGCGATGCCCGGCCGATTACCATGCCCCCTCCCCAAATCACGGCGGCCGATGAAACCATCGGGCATTACTGCGCCGGGCTGATCCAGGACGGGGATTGTCTGCAATTAGGTATCGGAGCCGTGCCGGATGCCATTCTGGGATTCCTGAAAAAAAAGAGGCACCTCGGCGTTCACACGGAGATGTTTTCAGACGGTGTTGTTGATCTGGTCAATGAATCGGTGATCGACTGTTCGAAGAAGAATTTTCACCCCGGCAAAATGATCGCCACTTTTTTTATGGGAACCGAAAAACTTTATTCATTCGTTCATAATAATCCGATGGTCGAAATGCACAGCGTGGATTACACCAATAACCCGGCCAACATTGCCCAAAATGACAACGTGGTAGCCATTAACTCCGCCCTGGAGGTTGACCTGACCGGACAGATCGCCGCGGATACGATCGGCTACAAGCAATACAGCGGCACCGGGGGGCAGGCGGATTTTGTCCGGGGCGCTGCCTGGTCCAGAGGCGGACGCTCCATCATCGCCCTTTATTCCACGGCGGCCGAAGGAAAAATATCACGAATATGTTCCCATATCACCGAAGGTGCGGCCGTTGTGACCAATCGCGCCGACGTTCATTATGTGGTTACAGAATATGGTGTTGCGGATTTGCGGGGAAAGTCCGTGACAGACCGGGCGAAGGCTCTGATCGCCATCGCTCACCCGGATTTCAGAAATACTCTGAAAGAAGACTTCCGGGTGAACAGAGGAAAATAA
- a CDS encoding 4Fe-4S ferredoxin: protein MKEKIKNYALSLGVDDFGFAAVADYQSPQSPKIETIFPGAKSIVVACVKEMSHVESPNPQIAMNGRLDIMEYARSTNYKISRFLEKDCGARAMSVPLSYPLNMDPQNSRSVADVSLRHAAVAAGLGVFGRHNLVIHPRLGPRVLFTAVLTDLALPSDPPCTEDLCTQCNICVESCPAAALNVEGQTDFGKCIKVSQPYGLAKIIGFWMKWAGKSPDEQIKMLFTKDFFMTYQASFIGFQYFCFKCYSSCPVGQR from the coding sequence CTGAAAGAAAAAATCAAAAATTACGCATTGAGTCTGGGAGTTGACGATTTCGGCTTTGCGGCAGTGGCCGATTACCAAAGCCCCCAGAGTCCGAAGATTGAAACGATATTCCCCGGAGCGAAATCGATTGTCGTGGCTTGCGTTAAAGAGATGTCCCATGTGGAAAGTCCCAATCCGCAAATCGCCATGAACGGGCGGCTGGACATCATGGAATACGCGCGCTCGACCAATTACAAAATTTCGCGGTTTCTGGAAAAGGACTGCGGCGCCCGCGCCATGAGTGTGCCTCTTTCTTATCCTTTAAATATGGACCCGCAAAATTCCCGAAGTGTCGCGGATGTATCGCTCCGACATGCCGCCGTGGCGGCCGGCCTTGGCGTTTTCGGACGCCACAACCTTGTGATCCATCCGCGCCTGGGACCGCGCGTTCTCTTCACGGCGGTGCTCACTGATCTGGCACTCCCTTCAGATCCGCCATGCACGGAGGATCTCTGCACCCAATGCAATATCTGCGTGGAGAGCTGCCCGGCCGCCGCTCTGAATGTTGAAGGCCAGACGGATTTCGGAAAATGTATCAAGGTTTCTCAGCCATACGGTCTGGCAAAGATCATCGGATTCTGGATGAAATGGGCGGGCAAATCACCCGATGAACAAATAAAGATGCTTTTCACAAAAGATTTCTTTATGACCTACCAGGCGAGCTTTATCGGTTTTCAATACTTCTGCTTTAAGTGTTATAGTTCATGCCCCGTGGGGCAACGGTAA
- a CDS encoding TetR/AcrR family transcriptional regulator: MDTKMDTKKQILDIAENLLLDRGYNGFSYKDISADLNIRNASIHYHFPKKTDLGVAIIQRAIHRFRKWADDINSNDFSNSKKLDAYCQLFKIFVDRKQVCLGGALETDFKTLPEEMQAATRHFTSTVYQWLESFLAAGKKKGDFNFPGTAKDQALLIISSLQGIIQIVRVTSPAIFDSTVKQIKRSVGA; the protein is encoded by the coding sequence ATGGATACAAAAATGGACACAAAAAAACAGATTCTGGATATCGCCGAGAATCTTCTTCTTGACCGGGGCTATAATGGCTTCAGCTACAAAGATATTTCCGCCGACTTGAATATCAGGAACGCATCCATCCATTATCACTTCCCTAAAAAAACCGATCTGGGTGTAGCCATAATTCAGCGCGCTATCCATCGCTTCCGGAAATGGGCAGACGATATAAACAGCAATGATTTCTCCAATTCAAAAAAGCTGGATGCGTATTGTCAGTTATTCAAAATATTTGTGGATCGCAAGCAGGTTTGTCTGGGCGGCGCACTGGAAACGGATTTCAAGACCCTTCCTGAAGAGATGCAGGCGGCAACACGTCATTTTACCTCCACCGTGTATCAGTGGTTGGAGAGTTTTCTGGCAGCGGGCAAGAAAAAGGGAGATTTCAATTTTCCGGGGACCGCGAAAGATCAGGCGCTTTTGATTATTTCCAGCCTTCAGGGGATTATTCAAATTGTCCGGGTAACATCACCGGCCATTTTTGATTCGACGGTGAAGCAAATCAAACGCTCTGTTGGCGCATAA
- a CDS encoding alpha/beta hydrolase, protein MPAVKVNGISMYYEIHGEGIPLILIMGLRRNLEWWYCQIPELSKRFRVIAFDNRGAGRSDKPDMEYSIRLFADDTACLMDALELPDAHVLGISMGGYIAQELAINYPDRVRSLILGCTGCGGRRAVLMSPERVKKFTANEGLTPAEILRKDMDIYFSDSFVAGHPDRIQNFIDISLKYYQPADAFLRQFAACQKHDTVDRLGGIRAPVLLATGDDDPLVPSQNSLILKELLPVSKLALFEHCRHAFFIEEAARFNRMVMEFIQSRSGATDVDSRYLLQGG, encoded by the coding sequence ATGCCCGCGGTTAAAGTCAATGGCATCAGCATGTATTATGAAATTCATGGAGAAGGCATTCCCCTCATCCTGATCATGGGGCTGAGACGAAATCTGGAATGGTGGTATTGCCAGATCCCGGAACTCTCGAAGCGCTTCCGGGTAATTGCCTTCGACAACCGCGGGGCGGGACGGTCAGACAAGCCGGATATGGAATACTCCATTCGGCTTTTCGCCGATGATACCGCCTGCCTGATGGACGCGCTGGAACTTCCTGACGCGCATGTTCTGGGCATCTCGATGGGCGGATACATTGCTCAGGAACTGGCCATTAATTATCCCGACAGGGTGAGAAGTCTCATTCTGGGCTGCACCGGCTGCGGAGGCAGGCGAGCCGTGCTGATGAGCCCGGAGCGGGTGAAGAAATTTACGGCCAATGAAGGCCTGACGCCTGCCGAGATCCTGCGCAAAGACATGGATATTTATTTTTCCGATTCATTTGTTGCTGGCCATCCGGACAGGATTCAAAACTTCATCGATATCTCCCTCAAGTATTACCAGCCCGCGGACGCCTTTCTGCGGCAATTTGCGGCCTGCCAGAAACACGACACGGTGGATCGGCTGGGCGGCATCCGGGCTCCCGTTCTTCTGGCAACCGGCGATGACGACCCCCTCGTACCGTCGCAAAATTCACTGATCTTGAAAGAGCTGCTGCCCGTATCCAAGCTTGCGCTTTTCGAGCATTGCCGGCATGCCTTTTTTATTGAAGAAGCGGCCCGGTTCAACCGCATGGTCATGGAATTCATTCAATCCCGCTCAGGCGCGACGGATGTTGATTCTCGGTACTTGCTGCAAGGTGGCTAA
- a CDS encoding metal-dependent phosphohydrolase — MNRTEYFMQNNTDRIPSRAECEDLMAQYTMLPNIVEHSFQVMHVALAITDNLADDVSINRDAVIAGALLHDITKTRSLQTKEKHAASGGALLRELGFPLIAGIVEQHVVCDLNPAGPIVETEIVYYADKRVMHDKIVTLEERVQDLLIRYGKTEELRNRILENLQHVIPIERKLNRFMKTDIHDAIKKIAG, encoded by the coding sequence ATGAACCGGACAGAATATTTTATGCAAAACAATACCGACAGAATTCCCAGCCGGGCCGAATGTGAAGACCTCATGGCACAGTACACCATGCTGCCCAATATCGTTGAACATTCCTTTCAGGTGATGCACGTGGCCCTGGCCATCACCGACAATCTTGCAGATGATGTTTCAATCAACCGGGATGCGGTTATTGCCGGAGCGTTGCTTCACGATATTACCAAGACCCGGTCACTGCAAACAAAAGAAAAGCACGCGGCTTCGGGTGGCGCTCTTTTGCGCGAACTGGGATTTCCGCTGATTGCCGGGATTGTTGAGCAGCATGTCGTTTGCGACCTGAATCCGGCAGGGCCCATCGTGGAAACAGAAATCGTTTATTACGCCGACAAGCGGGTGATGCACGACAAAATCGTGACCCTCGAAGAAAGGGTTCAGGATTTGCTGATTCGATACGGAAAGACGGAAGAGTTACGCAACCGGATTCTTGAAAACCTGCAGCACGTCATTCCGATCGAACGCAAGCTGAACCGTTTTATGAAAACCGACATCCATGATGCAATAAAGAAGATAGCCGGATAA